A window of the Zootoca vivipara chromosome 14, rZooViv1.1, whole genome shotgun sequence genome harbors these coding sequences:
- the SBK1 gene encoding serine/threonine-protein kinase SBK1, with translation MSAGSIEQEPTRKLACCGVPLITEDMQSLAIRTLSGTDINKHYDLIRELGKGTYGKVDLVSHKSTGTKMALKFVNKNKTKLKNFLREFSITNTLSSSPFIIKVFDVVFETEDCYVFAQEYAPGGDLFDIIPPQVGLPEDMVKRCVQQLGLALDYMHSKNLVHRDIKPENVLLFDRDCRRVKLADFGMTRKVGCRVKRISGTIPYTAPEVCQAGRAEGFTVDTSIDVWAFGVLIFCVLTGNFPWEAASASDTFFEEFVRWQKGRLAGLPSQWRRFTDNALRMFQRLLALDPEKRCPVKEVFFFIKYDLMSEVRRRPSYRSRKHTGDKLSAGPHRHETSSTCTPTPLKRTILTEGSVSRLSASESGLPSPGAGSRTDGRQDKGKGQMVLATAIEICV, from the exons ATGAGTGCGGGCTCTATTGAGCAGGAACCGACACGCAAGCTGGCCTGCTGTGGGGTCCCCCTCATCACGGAGGACATGCAGTCACTGGCCATCCGCACGCTGTCCGGCACGGACATCAACAAACACTATGACCTCATCCGCGAGCTGGGAAAAGGGACCTACGGCAAGGTGGACCTTGTTTCCCACAAGAGCACAG GCACCAAGATGGCGCTGAAGTTTGTCAACAAGAACAAGACGAAGCTGAAGAACTTCCTGAGGGAGTTCAGCATTACCAATACACTCTCCTCGAGCCCCTTTATCATCAAGGTCTTTGATGTGGTCTTCGAGACGGAGGACTGTTACGTGTTCGCCCAGGAATATGCACCTGGCGGAGACCTCTTTGACATCATTCCGCCACAG GTGGGGCTTCCTGAGGACATGGTGAAGCGCTGTGTGCAGCAGCTTGGCCTGGCCTTAGATTACATGCACAGCAAAAACTTAGTCCACCGGGACATCAAGCCGGAAAACGTCCTCCTCTTCGACCGCGACTGCCGGCGCGTCAAGCTGGCCGACTTTGGCATGACGCGCAAAGTGGGGTGCCGGGTGAAGCGCATCAGCGGGACCATCCCGTACACGGCGCCCGAGGTGTGCCAGGCCGGCCGGGCCGAGGGCTTCACCGTGGACACCAGCATTGACGTGTGGGCTTTCGGGGTGCTCATCTTCTGCGTGCTGACGGGCAACTTCCCCTGGGAAGCAGCCTCGGCCTCGGACACCTTCTTCGAGGAGTTTGTGAGGTGGCAAAAGGGGCGCCTGGCAGGGCTGCCCTCCCAGTGGCGCCGCTTCACGGACAACGCGCTGCGGATGTTCCAGCGCTTGCTGGCCCTGGACCCGGAGAAGCGCTGCCCCGTGAAGGAGGTCTTCTTCTTCATCAAGTACGACCTGATGTCGGAGGTCCGGCGCCGGCCCTCCTACCGCTCCCGCAAGCACACCGGAGACAAGCTCTCCGCCGGCCCTCACCGCCACGAGACGTCCAGCACTTGCACCCCGACCCCCCTCAAGAGGACCATCCTGACAGAAGGCAGCGTCTCCCGGCTGTCTGCCTCAGAGTCTGGCCTCCCTTCCCCCGGGGCAGGAAGCAGGACTGATGGGCGCCAGGACAAAGGCAAAGGCCAGATGGTCCTGGCCACAGCCATCGAGATCTGCGTCTGA